The genomic segment GCGGCGGAGGTGGAGGAAGCGTTCGTCGGGCGAGGAGGGGTCGTATTCGACCCATTCTACGAGGACTGGGCCGTGGGTTGTGTGTGTTGCGTGGGTGCGGGTTGTGTTTGTTGTTGATGTTAGGGAGAGGAGGTTCAGGGAGGATGAGGAGGGTGATGAGGCTTGTTTTGCGGTGGAGGAGTTGCGGCGTTTGGTACCGGCTCCGGGGGTGGGGGATGTTGGTAACGGCGGCGAGAGTAACGGCGTCGTCGTTGGCGGGGACGAGCTGAGATCGAGGTCCGTACGGGGGATGCGGAAGGCGAAGGTCGGGCGGAAGGAGGCCTGGGGTTCGGCGTCGAGGTTGATGCGTAGCTTTTTGAGGTTGGCGGAGGCGGTGAGCTGCGGGTAGGAGTCTGCGGAGGAGGACTCGAGGAGGGCGAGCTGGGCTACGTCGCGGCGGGCCGAGTCGAGGAGGGAGTGGCGCCAGGAGCGGTGGAGGGAGGGGAGGAGGCGGGGTGGGAAGAGTTGTTCTAGGCCGTCGTTGAAGTCTGGTGTTTTGGGTGTTAGTTGGGAGTGAGTGTGGCGTGGATAGTGTAGATATTAGGAGCTCACATTTCAAGTCCGTCAGTAGGTTTGTGAACTTTTCCTTGTCTTTCGTCACACATTGATCAGCGACCTGGAAACATGCACACGACAAGACATTAATAGAGATAAACATACCAGCAATAACCCACTTCGCCCTCCTCGAGATCTCCCTCCTCCAATCCCTCTtcttcccctcccctcccttcTCACCATCACCATTACTCGTCCCGATCTTCCCCCGCTCACTACCATCCTCCACAAACCCATACCTCTCCCTCAACCTCCCAAAGTCCGTAACAGTAGCGTGCAACTCCCTCATGATCCCCTCCGCCAACCCAGCCATCCGCGGATCGCCCGCCTCGCGACTGAACCCGTTCAGGTGCGCCTCCAGCCGGCCCTCGGCGACGCCCCACCCGCGGCCCCAGACGACGAGGCGCATCTCCTCGATGCGCACTTTACACAGCAGCCGCTGCGAGTCGGCGTCGAGATTGGCGGCCGCGGAGAAGTAGCCGTAGGCCTTGACGCAGCCGTCAAAGAGCTGGCCTAGGAAACCTACCACGCCTATTGCTGTGCCTATTGCCTCGGCCATGTTTGCGAGGGAACAGGAAGTTGTTGGAAATTTTCCCTGGGTTTTCCCTCCGTTAGATGTTGGGTAATAGTTCTCTGCTTTTTTTCTGGGTGGAGGGGTTGGTTTgtgtcttttttttcttttggtGCTAGGTGATCTTTCCTGAGTTTTTGAATGTTAAAGAAAGGACTTTGGGTGTCGTCTCTGAGGTAGGTTATTTCCGAATTCCTGCATACGATTGTTGAAGTCGAAATCGTCGTACTACGTTGAGAATGGGCCAACGATCTCTCAACGTGGGAACACGGAGAGGAGGGGTCAGAGTGAGGTTACACCGCTTTCTTCAACGACGGGACGGTATCGAGGTATCCCACGGCGTGGTCCAATCTGGAGCTGAAATGAGCAAAATCCAAGGCAAACCGAGTGAGTCCTAAATTTCAGCTGGACCCATCCAAACCGAGGCTTGACAAACAAGGATTTGGATGGTCATGAAAAACAAATGAGGATAGTTGAAAAGGAACAAGGTAAGCAACGGGAACATATGAAGCCAGTCCTTCGACATCCTGCATACGGGTTCCTAGAGGGGTCGTTGAAGACCTGCATATGATCCACATCAAATCTCACCCAATCGCAAAGAGTCTACCCGAACGGTTGTGTTCCCCTCATTGTTGTAGCCACCCTTTGATGCAAGTCACTTCGACCGAGTAGCCAATTCCAGCCCCCTTCTTCGCCTTAGTGCCGGAGCTTGGCGGACGCCTTCGACCAGGATTAGGGGTCAACAATCCACAAGTTCTCAAGCTTCAGCTGGTAGACTATCTGACAGACCTTCAGCAAGACATTGAGCAGTAAGCACGAGGTGAAAGCGGATGCAGAGACTTGTATGAACTTGAATATATCTTCTCCATTTCCTAAGCGCGCTGCTTAAACTGTCCTTTTCCCACTATTGAATCCTTTCTGTGTCTACCCATCATATATGCGGCGATGGGATCCCGTTGACCCAACGCCCAAAAAATGCAACTGCAGTGCGGGAACAAGGTTGCAAGCCTTTTGAATGCCGTTCGTAATGCCAAGAAAGCGACTAGATGATATTGATCGTCTTCTGTCTTTCTTTTCCCCAAATGTATGAGATCAGCCCTTCCGAAACTGGGCTTTTGTGTTTTTCCTCCTCAGGAGTTCTTCTCCTAGTagaccttcttcttctcgtcgATGGAGAACTGTCCAGGTCCAGCGTTGACGAGCAGCAGAAGACCGCCGACAATAGAGAGGATCTGGAAGAAATCGTACTTGGCGAAATCCTTGTGGGGGTGGTGCTCGTGGAGCTACAAATCATTAGCATACACACGTAGGGCATTGGAAGTTGGCGTTTGGAAAAGCTTACAGTCCAGAAGTTGTTCACAAGGATGTTGAAAATGCTGAGAATCAGGACCAGGAGAGTGGCGCTGAACTTGGCCTTGAAACCGACAACAACCATGACGCAAGCAACGAAGCCAACCAGGGAGGTGATGATGCGCCAGACGGACCAGGAGCCGCTGAAGACGAAGCCGACGAAAAGGAAGATGAGCAGAACACGGCCAGCAAGCTGGAAGTACATCTTGCGGTCCTTCTCGTCAAGCTGGGGCAAACCAGCAAAAGCCTTGGTCTTGCGAACCCACGAATCGGAGAGGACCATGAGAAGACCACCAATGACTGACAGGTTGCGAAGGAAGAAGTTAAGGTCGAAGATCAGGCCGTATCCCAGAGCCTGCGTGACGACGACGCCCATAAGGCCGGCGACCGCGTAGTCGGAGTACTTGCGGATAATGACGAGAGTGGAGCATGCGACCATGGCGAGAACGTTAACGATGAGGAACAGGTGGGTGATGCCCGAGGGAACTGTACAAGGTTAGCATATCCAATTATTGGCGCAGATATTGTTAGCATTGCAGACATACTGTGGCGGTAATCGTGAAGGTACAGGAGCTGGTCGCTCCATTGCGTAATGATTCTAAGAGCATCTTCGAGGAAGGTGACGACGATCAGGAAGCGACCAATGGCGGGCAGGTAACTATCGAGCAATGTTAGCCAACATGGCTCACGCGATGGCGAGCGATCCGACAGCTCCCTGTCAAGATGCCGAGGTTCCTACTCACGGCTTGATTGGCTCGCTGAGAGTGTCCAACATGTCTTCAATCTTGCTTGTCTGTTGACGGATCATATCCAAGGGACTGGACTCGGAGCTGTCACCACTGGGACCGCCGAAAGAGGCGGAGGGGCCACCGGCACCCAAGCCGTAGGAAGGGCCTCTCTGTTGAGCCATCGTGGGGAGCGGGAGATCGACGGAGGGAGTGAGGTCGTGGGAGAGGTAGACGTGGCTGTTGCACAAAAAGGTACAGACAGACCAGCTGTTCGATCTGGCGACTCTATTTCTTTCGAGTCGTCGTTGTGGTCGTCGAAAATGACGGAGTTTGCTGGTGGAGAGACGAGGGTCTAAACCGTGAggcgaaaaaaaagagggttgACCGCAGTTGAGATCCGAGGGCTGGCCTTGACCTTGACGTTTCGGCAAAGGTAATTGGGGGTGGGAGGGTTTGCGACGAAGGAGAAAGACAGAGAGGTAGAGGAAAGGATTGACAAAGGTAGACCGTTGGCGCTCTTGGGAGAAGAGTTGTCGTGGCAGAGCCGTAAGCTGTGGAGGGTCTTTGGTTTGGTGTGTCGAAAAAGAAGGGGAGCGACTTTTGAGTGTCGAAGGGAACGAAATGGAGAAACCGGAGGGCAAGCTGGCCTGAATGGCGTGGATGACTTCAGATTTGGTACAATGTGTCCTTTCGAGCCTCCCGCGATGGCTGCTCAGTGCTCAGAGGTCCGAGGTACCCACTTTTTAGACCAGAGCACCCAGAACGGGTAGGTCGCTGGGATGTACCTGCACCTCTCTTCGGTACATGGATATTTGCCGTGCTCGCCCGCTCCTGGGCAGGTACTCAAGAGGGGAAGAAGTACCGGTCACACACATCTCACACACAGTTGAGAGCCTCCGTCTCCAGCGGCACCAGCAGTAACCTCCACTATATTTGCACCTTATTAACAGCCACCTCACCTTCAAGCTTCAATGTGCCCGCCCACGAGTTTACGGTTCGAGGTACGTATCCGCAGGCGGTGGACTGCAACCATCCGTTTGAGCCACTGAGGCCTTGCCGCTTGCCCGTTCTAAACTACCTATACTGCGTGTGGGCGGTTGGCCCCTGCACGGCTTTGTCCCTGAATTCGGCACGAACGcctaagtcttttttttccctcttttctcTGAGTACCTGGGTAGCTCCAGCTTCAACCCGCTTTTAGCCTCCGTGTGTTTTACATTGGTTGCGAGCGTGGATTCCGTTCATGGTGAATACGAACCCTCAACTTCCTGCAAAGAGTGAGTGGTGGCTTCATATCTTGATACTGCACGAGACACAATACAGACCGAAGAGCTCTCAGGCAAGGGACTTGAAGGTGGGGAGTTGTCAACTTTTACCTTGCTTGAAGCTCTGAGCTTCCATCACCTGATTGGCAGGCCATCCCTTGCCTCACTTGCAACCTTCCTTTACTGGTTGGTGGCTTCTCGCGGAAAGCTGTTATCAACGATCACAGCTTAGAGCCTTAGGTGCATGTTCTCACCAATTGCCCTCTTCATCTCCATGCCAGTGTCCGTATACTTGTTAATATTCGAACTACAATCGAGCCGGAGGTTCGTCGGATCTTTCGGTTAGAAGAGGGCGCGCATCTTAATGGCATAGTGAGGCGAGTCAGTCAAGCATGAATCTTAAACCACGCCCGGGCTTCGTTTCTCAGCAGAACACATGACCTGGCCAGTTTGCAATTGAGAAATGATGGGCAGAAGATACTGCGAGGTATTTACACGCGGAATGAGATGTTCTGAGAACAAGGCGGACTGAAAGGCACGGGGAACCATCCAAACAGCTCACCCACTTCTGATGGGTGAGTGCCATTCGCACAAATCCTGCCGAAACTGAACGAAACTGCAAGTCATGAGAACCTCCATCAAAACTCAACCTCCCTCATTCACCGCCGGCTTCCTTCCCCATACAGAATACCTAATTTCAGTCAGTGAATCCCCTCGGAGCTTCAGAGCCGTCAAACTCACACTGAAAAGTAAGCGTGAATATTTCGATCATTGATGTCCTTCCGCACATCGACGAGAAACACGAGGACCGCCTCTCTCGACCACCCGTGGATCCGCGTGAAGGGCGCCATGATGAAGCCCTCCATACCTGCAGTCAAGTTCTCGTTCTGCCAGACGCCGAGCTCCTTGTACTTGTGATGCCGCGGCCAGGAGTTGGTCGGCCACTTGTACCTCTCTAGGACGACGTCGCGGAACCCGATCTCGACCATCATGTCTTTGAGCTCCGGTATGTCCTGGTACGGACGGCCCAGCTTCCCCATGGCTTCGCCTAGGAGTCTCAGGGACTTGGTGAAGGCGAGATCGTCGGTGAGGGTTCCGTCGTCCGAGGTTGGGATTAGGTCCATCTCGTTCAGCTCGAGGTAGCCGCCGGGTGCGAGGTTACTGAAGGCGTTAGTTGACTGGTCTGATCTCCTGACTATACGGACACTGTTCCGCTCACTCGTAACAGTTTTGCAGATATTTCTTCCAGTCTGCGAGACTGGATGTCATTAGACGACTATGAATGTAGTCGAACGGCCTCGAAAACGTCCATGGTTCTTCGATATCGTCAATCTCGAATTTCACATTCGGGGGTACGCTGAGATGGTCAATTCATAATCACAGCTTCACCTAACGGCGTAGATCAGGGAACACTCACAACTCCGGTTGAGCAGCTGAAAGATCGATGCCCAGAACCTGGAATGCGTCAGTTGGTGTTTTGATCAAAGACTGTTTTGGGCTTACTTCAGCTTCCGGGTGTTCATCGCCAAACTCGATAGCCCACAATCCGGTTCCAGTACCGACGTCCAGAACTCGATTG from the Colletotrichum lupini chromosome 3, complete sequence genome contains:
- a CDS encoding SURF4 family protein, whose amino-acid sequence is MASGTYPIKGLPVPTGGPIPQREEITAWRNNTENAIKVSLFIQAMNIFQAMDPDDKLSYYQVAGIHGLPAQSWDTDPAPDPNQKIPINGTPEFYCPHGSLIFPTWHRAYLALFEQLLSGIMQEQILPTIADKVVREVWALEAQRWRMPYWDWAAPQEYIQSCGVPEIVSQPNVNIISPGGALQSVPNPLYKFSTSVISKFKGTTPVMGNSMAFGKWAILNDDAFSECSGTSRYGITNQKTPTPKEALGVENNSSVANALETPQWVKMEGSRLDPDMKGSLQDQVHRLLTPGYFANYATFATTEYADNDLNPPPATGWSSLEFLHNCIHVWTGGADLSPGMGHMSDLTVAAFDPIFWLHHCNVDRQLAIFQKLNPEHWFDGGSPTKDETADGPLHPFHSDTNATLVTSNVVKDITSYGYTYDNLNVPVDDLKKAINEKYGGLRKHLNKNPNLEGRTNDYLINVQYDRFALNGKSYAVHFFLKGDIPSEPSKYRGSPSHIGSIHTFSTNYWTAGNRNGVDCQNCQSQQKRGVKAKAQIPITLELLFRAVSSDDLWSDLRNLESNHVQQYLEQHLKWVVVAVPGEVVQTENLPGLKVVVHAGKGHHPEDTTQPSKFHSYRPMARLGHAGRRRSGSVEIHYTVRRAERLRGLSFRETWLPTPGGEMVFFINIYYNKQTVSLPWCLHTLDTKPTWFVSSSERIGRAVQGQGLESWSRALRQWHPGIVVMPSPRRSPASSSPAQPQSPQDHTENEAVLAAEEAADDATSDYGGTASSTTSVSASILDYRKENGRTYHRYKDGKYSYPNDERENDRLDLQHNLWLLTFDNRLGTAPPNDPDFPVNRVLDVGTGTGLWAIEFGDEHPEAEVLGIDLSAAQPEFVPPNVKFEIDDIEEPWTFSRPFDYIHSRLMTSSLADWKKYLQNCYDNLAPGGYLELNEMDLIPTSDDGTLTDDLAFTKSLRLLGEAMGKLGRPYQDIPELKDMMVEIGFRDVVLERYKWPTNSWPRHHKYKELGVWQNENLTAGMEGFIMAPFTRIHGWSREAVLVFLVDVRKDINDRNIHAYFSVFGRICANGTHPSEVGELFGWFPVPFSPPCSQNISFRVSNINKYTDTGMEMKRAIAFREKPPTSKGRLQVRQGMACQSVPCLRALRSVLCLVQYQDMKPPLTLCRKLRRVEAGATQVLREKREKKDLGVRAEFRDKASTACGYVPRTVNSWAGTLKLEGAGEHGKYPCTEERCRYIPATYPHRGRLERTHCTKSEVIHAIQASLPSGFSISFPSTLKSRSPSFSTHQTKDPPQLTALPRQLFSQERQRSTFVNPFLYLSVFLLRRKPSHPQLPLPKRQGQGQPSDLNCANSVIFDDHNDDSKEIESPDRTAGLHVYLSHDLTPSVDLPLPTMAQQRGPSYGLGAGGPSASFGGPSGDSSESSPLDMIRQQTSKIEDMLDTLSEPIKPYLPAIGRFLIVVTFLEDALRIITQWSDQLLYLHDYRHIPSGITHLFLIVNVLAMVACSTLVIIRKYSDYAVAGLMGVVVTQALGYGLIFDLNFFLRNLSVIGGLLMVLSDSWVRKTKAFAGLPQLDEKDRKMYFQLAGRVLLIFLFVGFVFSGSWSVWRIITSLVGFVACVMVVVGFKAKFSATLLVLILSIFNILVNNFWTLHEHHPHKDFAKYDFFQILSIVGGLLLLVNAGPGQFSIDEKKKTEDDQYHLVAFLALRTAFKRLATLFPHCSCIFWALGQRDPIAAYMMGRHRKDSIFIQVSASAFTSCLLLNVLLKVCQIVYQLKLENLRPPSSGTKAKKGAGIGYSVEVTCIKGSSTTPLGTRMQDVEGLASYVPVAYLVPFQLSSFVFHDHPNPCLSSLGLDGLDHAVGYLDTVPSLKKAV